The Saprospiraceae bacterium genome includes a window with the following:
- a CDS encoding T9SS type A sorting domain-containing protein has product MKLLFKVLFSCTIFLLFLDKASAQIPFNIQEFSVSEDSIISLSVGDPDADGKDDIFITLKGRNAIYKLRNNGGNSFSIVNYLTAPEPQLVKITTLNGGDDILYTRKSTSGVHILYGKDEWNAERKVGPVVGKDSVNNLVAITSVGSWYPTGSSSPLLFLQDGEGTVYIFAIRISSFNTMFVETLSTFKYDSPIGLISAMHLGSFTRVFVPDIGNKQLRVIQFKWLVPYGPPSFDQELIMDSDLGRPVSVANDVDRNDVRSLFLLDAGRSEVVKYTFLPNSVDFQKSIIPLDIENPEQIHLGRIDSDSLQDLIILENNRIWMITNVAGPRSGFSEKILLAEEEMGIRNLIIRDFDSDGISDIAYNVEGSNFVKILKNEILSSLSDEYFQSECRIFPNPGSGVFKLDNKEFKIVKLSDAQGRDTGLHINSESIDMTSYPTGTYYISVTNGRISKILSIVKI; this is encoded by the coding sequence ATGAAATTACTTTTTAAAGTACTGTTTTCCTGCACCATTTTTTTACTATTCCTTGACAAAGCTTCCGCTCAGATTCCTTTTAATATTCAGGAATTTTCAGTATCTGAAGATTCAATTATCTCTTTATCTGTGGGTGATCCGGATGCGGACGGGAAAGATGATATATTTATTACACTTAAAGGTCGTAACGCCATTTATAAACTAAGGAACAATGGAGGGAATAGTTTTAGTATTGTAAATTATCTGACAGCACCTGAACCGCAACTAGTAAAAATCACTACACTGAATGGGGGTGATGATATATTGTACACCCGAAAAAGTACATCCGGGGTACATATTTTGTATGGTAAAGACGAATGGAATGCAGAAAGGAAAGTTGGTCCGGTGGTAGGTAAAGATTCTGTTAATAATCTGGTGGCGATTACTTCTGTAGGTTCGTGGTATCCGACAGGCTCTTCTTCTCCGCTCCTTTTTCTACAGGATGGAGAAGGTACTGTGTATATTTTTGCCATTAGAATATCTTCGTTTAATACAATGTTTGTTGAGACATTAAGTACTTTTAAATATGACTCACCTATTGGCTTAATCAGTGCCATGCATTTGGGTTCTTTTACCAGAGTTTTTGTACCTGACATCGGTAACAAACAACTGAGAGTGATACAGTTCAAGTGGCTGGTTCCTTATGGACCACCAAGTTTTGATCAGGAACTTATCATGGATTCTGATCTGGGGCGACCAGTGAGCGTGGCTAACGATGTGGACAGGAATGATGTAAGAAGTCTTTTTTTATTGGATGCAGGCAGATCTGAAGTAGTCAAATATACATTTTTACCCAATTCTGTCGATTTTCAAAAATCCATTATTCCATTGGATATTGAAAATCCTGAACAGATACATTTAGGCCGTATTGATTCTGACAGTCTTCAGGATCTGATTATCCTTGAAAATAACAGAATATGGATGATTACTAATGTCGCAGGACCAAGATCAGGATTTAGTGAAAAAATTCTATTGGCTGAAGAAGAAATGGGTATCCGTAATTTAATCATCAGAGATTTTGATAGTGATGGTATATCTGATATTGCATATAATGTAGAAGGTTCTAATTTTGTCAAAATACTTAAGAATGAAATTTTGTCATCTCTGTCTGATGAATACTTTCAATCTGAATGTAGGATTTTCCCTAATCCCGGTTCTGGCGTATTTAAATTAGATAATAAAGAATTCAAAATTGTAAAATTATCAGACGCACAGGGAAGAGATACCGGCCTTCACATAAATTCTGAATCAATAGATATGACGTCTTACCCGACAGGAACATATTATATTTCGGTTACTAATGGAAGAATTTCCAAAATACTAAGTATAGTAAAAATCTAA
- a CDS encoding glycosyltransferase family 39 protein produces METTANNIAIFSCIISFGFSIYFFIRNDYVKALAFLFLAALVLRLVMISLDDFLHNWDERYHALVAKNMMENPFSPMLRVQPILDYDYKAWCCNHIWLHKQPLFLWQMAISMKIFGVNTIALRLPSALMSALLVFPVFRIGSLVFSRQIGYIAAVLTAFSYYQSELVSGSFGMDHNDMAFCFYVMMSIWAFYEFCQNRKDWKWLVFIGLFSGLAILTKWLTGLLVYSGWGMLIFLDLIKNRKIEFNAVKDLLSALFLTCIIFIPWQIYTNNEFPEESRHEMAYNTKHVWEAVEGHTGNVFFYLNKMDFHYGYGYYILIIAGLLLSLKYLKRREYGSLLTFILVPFLFFSIIVQTKLPSYTFFISPLLLLISALTFSVILNNIPSKLLKSLFLIVIALICLRIPEIKRLRQENRTDFVILSSNKDHKLHNTSIYKKLDTLVPEEYVVFNCKSMEDVEAMFYSSRNVYSWTMTEEQYNGLKSKGVKIAAFKEHSDQGLPEFLKNDPEVLIIQEELK; encoded by the coding sequence TTGGAGACAACTGCAAACAATATTGCCATATTTTCCTGTATCATCAGTTTTGGCTTTTCGATCTATTTTTTTATTCGTAATGATTACGTTAAGGCGCTTGCTTTTTTGTTTCTGGCTGCATTGGTATTAAGGTTGGTGATGATTTCTTTGGATGATTTCCTTCATAACTGGGATGAGAGATATCACGCACTCGTTGCTAAAAATATGATGGAAAATCCGTTCAGTCCAATGCTCAGGGTACAGCCAATATTGGATTATGACTATAAAGCATGGTGTTGTAATCATATCTGGCTCCATAAGCAACCTCTTTTTCTTTGGCAGATGGCCATCAGCATGAAAATATTCGGAGTCAATACCATTGCACTTCGTCTTCCTTCAGCTCTGATGAGTGCTTTGCTGGTTTTTCCGGTGTTTCGTATAGGAAGTTTAGTTTTTTCCAGGCAAATCGGATATATCGCGGCAGTATTGACTGCTTTTTCTTACTATCAATCAGAACTTGTTTCAGGGAGCTTTGGAATGGATCATAATGATATGGCGTTCTGTTTTTATGTCATGATGAGTATCTGGGCATTTTATGAATTTTGTCAGAATCGGAAAGATTGGAAATGGCTTGTTTTCATTGGTTTGTTTTCAGGCTTAGCCATTTTGACTAAATGGCTTACCGGATTATTGGTCTATTCAGGATGGGGTATGTTGATATTTCTTGATTTAATAAAGAATCGTAAGATAGAATTTAATGCTGTAAAAGATCTTTTATCTGCTTTATTCCTTACGTGTATCATTTTTATCCCGTGGCAGATTTATACAAATAATGAATTTCCTGAAGAAAGCAGACATGAGATGGCATATAATACCAAACATGTATGGGAAGCAGTGGAAGGGCATACCGGAAATGTATTTTTTTATCTTAATAAAATGGACTTCCACTACGGATATGGTTATTATATTCTTATTATAGCCGGATTATTACTTTCATTAAAATATCTGAAAAGAAGGGAGTATGGCTCTCTTTTGACTTTTATTTTGGTTCCATTTCTGTTCTTTTCCATCATAGTACAAACAAAATTACCATCCTACACATTTTTTATATCCCCCTTACTACTACTGATTTCGGCTTTGACTTTTTCGGTTATTTTAAATAACATTCCATCCAAATTGCTAAAAAGTTTATTTCTCATTGTAATAGCATTGATATGTCTGAGAATTCCGGAAATAAAAAGACTAAGACAGGAAAACAGAACAGATTTTGTGATTTTGAGTAGCAATAAAGATCATAAATTACACAATACATCCATTTATAAGAAGCTGGATACCCTGGTTCCGGAAGAGTATGTTGTTTTTAACTGCAAATCAATGGAAGATGTTGAAGCTATGTTTTATTCATCCAGAAATGTGTATTCGTGGACGATGACCGAAGAACAATACAATGGACTGAAATCAAAAGGTGTAAAAATTGCAGCTTTCAAAGAGCATTCAGATCAGGGTCTGCCGGAATTTCTGAAAAATGATCCTGAAGTTTTAATTATTCAGGAAGAGCTGAAATAG